A genomic window from Candidatus Sulfotelmatobacter sp. includes:
- a CDS encoding glycosyltransferase family 1 protein, with translation MILYDARWIGNHGIGRFAAELQNRLPNLAAFQTGRRPWHPLDPIFLGYALLRRKPPLFFSPGYNSPLGWPGKFVFSLHDLNHLRVPDNSNAAKRAYYRVIIKPACHRAAFVLTVSEYSKQEICAWARIGEERIVNVGNGVGPPFVASGKRYEPGYPYLLYVGSHKAHKNLPRLFKAYATSGVRNRVRLILTGEPDAETSRDLGNLGLMDHVTFIGFPNNEELSAYYRGGLAVVFPSLYEGFGLPALESMACGTPVLTSNVCSLPEIVGDAGILVDPRDLESIADGIRRLVEDTTLVADLRERGQQRAQQFTWEKTAAKTFGILQLALAEAAPPALAED, from the coding sequence GTGATTCTCTACGACGCGCGCTGGATCGGCAATCACGGTATCGGCCGATTTGCGGCCGAGTTACAAAATCGCCTTCCGAATCTGGCGGCGTTTCAAACTGGCCGTAGGCCGTGGCACCCGTTGGATCCGATTTTTCTGGGATATGCGCTGCTGCGAAGAAAGCCGCCGCTATTTTTCAGTCCGGGCTATAACTCACCATTGGGCTGGCCGGGGAAATTTGTTTTCAGCCTGCATGACCTGAATCATCTGCGCGTGCCCGACAATTCGAATGCGGCGAAACGGGCTTACTATCGCGTGATCATCAAACCAGCCTGTCACCGGGCCGCCTTCGTGCTGACCGTTTCGGAGTATTCGAAACAAGAAATTTGCGCCTGGGCAAGGATCGGCGAAGAGAGAATCGTCAATGTGGGAAACGGCGTGGGCCCACCGTTTGTGGCTTCTGGGAAGAGATACGAACCGGGCTACCCCTACTTGCTGTACGTAGGCAGCCACAAGGCGCATAAGAATCTGCCGCGTTTATTCAAAGCGTACGCGACTTCGGGAGTTCGCAACAGGGTTCGGCTGATTCTAACCGGCGAACCCGACGCAGAAACCTCGCGCGATCTGGGGAATCTGGGCCTCATGGACCATGTGACTTTTATTGGATTTCCGAACAATGAAGAGTTATCCGCTTATTATCGCGGAGGGTTGGCGGTGGTTTTCCCTTCGCTGTATGAAGGGTTTGGATTGCCTGCGTTGGAATCCATGGCATGTGGGACGCCGGTCTTGACTTCGAATGTCTGCTCTTTGCCAGAGATCGTGGGAGACGCCGGAATTTTGGTGGATCCGCGGGATCTGGAGTCGATCGCAGATGGGATCCGCCGCCTGGTGGAAGACACCACTCTGGTCGCAGACTTGCGTGAGAGAGGACAGCAAAGGGCGCAGCAGTTTACCTGGGAGAAAACCGCGGCGAAGACCTTCGGGATTCTTCAGCTTGCGCTGGCGGAGGCCGCGCCGCCAGCGCTCGCGGAGGATTGA
- a CDS encoding glycosyltransferase family 4 protein: MTSVLFYSDAAQFGGHEAMTVKAVRHLCQQNGLTVTFVFYAGNERLKEQLEVIQGFSSNLSLMPLGYKARTLQALRSLISWGRIRHIKNVMRQVHPDVVVVAQGRIEGGSMALLAAKRAGYRTISYLPVAHPVSISGKPFAVKIREAINGYFYRLPDKIITISESARRALGERGATPNVVIVPNAVEGPPIEQSDRQGFRALHGIKTDECLVATMGRIHFRQKGQDFALKAIARFRHELIDFKFLFVGEGPDEDKFKAMIADFDLCPQVKVVPWPQYPTEVYAGIDLLLIPSRFEGVPLVMLEAMSYRLPIVASNTDGMADLLPQEWLFPFGNCAALIETLRRVRKSANADLLETHRSLILSEFTMEKFCSNMRAAIFD; this comes from the coding sequence CGGTCACCTTCGTTTTCTATGCTGGTAACGAGCGTCTAAAAGAACAGTTGGAGGTCATCCAGGGATTCTCGAGCAACCTCTCTTTGATGCCATTAGGTTACAAAGCAAGAACCTTACAAGCTCTGCGGTCGCTAATCAGTTGGGGAAGGATTCGGCATATTAAGAACGTGATGAGGCAGGTTCATCCGGATGTGGTTGTAGTAGCGCAGGGGCGCATCGAAGGCGGCAGTATGGCCTTATTGGCCGCCAAGCGGGCGGGCTACCGAACGATCAGTTATCTCCCGGTCGCTCATCCAGTTTCCATTTCCGGCAAGCCTTTCGCGGTAAAGATTCGCGAGGCGATCAACGGTTATTTTTATCGTTTACCGGACAAGATTATTACCATCAGTGAGAGCGCGCGCCGCGCGCTGGGGGAAAGGGGCGCCACGCCCAATGTCGTAATAGTTCCGAACGCCGTCGAAGGCCCGCCGATTGAGCAATCGGACCGGCAAGGATTTCGCGCTCTTCATGGCATCAAGACAGACGAATGCCTCGTCGCAACCATGGGTAGAATTCATTTCAGGCAAAAAGGCCAAGACTTTGCGCTTAAGGCGATAGCACGCTTTCGCCACGAACTCATCGACTTTAAGTTTCTCTTCGTGGGGGAGGGCCCGGATGAAGATAAGTTCAAGGCTATGATCGCGGATTTCGATTTATGCCCGCAAGTGAAGGTTGTGCCTTGGCCCCAATACCCGACAGAGGTCTATGCTGGCATCGACCTGCTTTTGATTCCCTCGAGATTTGAAGGGGTTCCATTGGTGATGCTGGAGGCTATGTCGTACAGACTCCCGATCGTCGCTTCCAATACGGACGGAATGGCCGATCTCCTGCCTCAGGAATGGCTATTCCCGTTCGGAAACTGCGCCGCTTTAATCGAGACTCTGCGACGCGTCCGAAAGAGCGCGAATGCCGACTTGTTGGAGACGCACCGGAGTCTGATTCTCAGCGAATTTACGATGGAAAAGTTTTGCAGCAACATGAGAGCGGCAATTTTCGATTAA
- a CDS encoding immunoglobulin domain-containing protein, producing MCVILAWSLFGCGGSSTPTPPSVIQQPSSQTVTIGQVAAFNVTAAGGPPLAYQWQQNGQPIPGATQSSYTTAPTTTADDASQFLVVVSNSTGQVISAAAVLSVHPPPDVTTFHNDNLRTGQNGSETYLTPQNVSAATFGKVGFLPTDGKVDAQPLYLSNVSVPGSGTHNVVYVVTEHDSTYAFDADTFAMLWQASALEAGETSSDDRQCSDAVTPEVGITSTPVIDRSQGPNGAIYLVAATEDSGGNYHFRLHALDVAAGKELFGGPKEIQAQYPGTGDGTNGVSVVFDPAQYLQRPALLLANGTIYTTWASHCDVEPYTGWVIGYSESTLAQASVLNLTPNGNHGGIWMAGDGPAADSAGYVYLMDGNGSFDTALNSNGFPSQADFGNAFVKIAPTAPPTVTDFFAPSNTAVLSVGDFDIGSGGILLLPDQVDDAGKTWHLAMGSGKTGMVYVVDRDDMGKFDSTVDNIRQEIPPCCPIFGGLYGPMFSTPAYFNSTVYFGAVGQPIESFSVSNAQLSLPYKMLSSNSFPYPGATPSISANGVSNGLLWAVENGTSGILHAYDATNLANEVYNSGVNAARDQFGSNKFIVPTITNGRVYVGTPTGVVVFGLLPTTR from the coding sequence GTGTGTGTCATTTTAGCGTGGAGTCTGTTCGGCTGTGGCGGATCCAGTACGCCTACGCCGCCGTCGGTCATTCAACAGCCCAGCAGTCAAACTGTGACGATTGGGCAAGTGGCGGCGTTCAATGTTACCGCTGCCGGCGGACCGCCGCTCGCTTACCAGTGGCAGCAAAACGGGCAACCCATTCCGGGAGCGACCCAGTCCTCTTATACGACGGCGCCCACCACGACCGCGGACGACGCATCGCAGTTTCTAGTGGTGGTTAGCAATTCCACAGGTCAGGTGATAAGCGCAGCAGCTGTGCTCTCGGTACATCCACCACCCGATGTGACTACTTTTCATAACGATAACCTGCGGACAGGCCAGAATGGGAGCGAGACTTATTTGACCCCGCAGAATGTCAGCGCTGCGACATTTGGCAAAGTGGGATTTCTGCCCACGGATGGTAAGGTCGATGCGCAGCCCTTGTACTTGTCCAATGTATCCGTGCCGGGATCGGGAACTCACAATGTGGTTTACGTGGTCACCGAACACGACAGCACCTACGCTTTTGACGCCGATACGTTCGCAATGCTCTGGCAGGCCTCCGCTCTGGAGGCAGGAGAAACCTCCAGCGACGACCGCCAATGCTCCGACGCTGTGACTCCGGAGGTGGGAATTACCTCTACCCCTGTGATTGATCGCAGTCAAGGCCCTAATGGGGCGATTTATCTGGTTGCGGCAACGGAGGACAGCGGCGGCAATTATCACTTTCGACTGCACGCTTTGGATGTGGCCGCCGGAAAGGAGTTATTTGGTGGACCGAAAGAGATTCAGGCGCAATATCCAGGGACGGGGGACGGGACAAACGGGGTAAGTGTGGTATTCGATCCCGCACAGTACCTTCAGAGGCCGGCGCTGTTGTTAGCCAACGGGACAATCTATACCACGTGGGCTTCGCACTGCGATGTTGAGCCGTATACCGGGTGGGTAATCGGCTATAGCGAGTCCACCTTGGCACAAGCGAGCGTCTTGAACCTCACGCCGAACGGGAACCACGGAGGCATTTGGATGGCAGGAGACGGACCTGCCGCCGACAGTGCGGGCTACGTGTATTTGATGGACGGAAATGGCTCGTTCGACACGGCTCTGAATAGCAACGGGTTTCCAAGTCAGGCAGACTTTGGCAATGCTTTCGTTAAGATTGCACCGACCGCTCCCCCAACAGTAACGGACTTTTTTGCCCCTAGTAATACGGCCGTTCTGTCAGTCGGCGATTTTGATATCGGGTCGGGAGGCATCTTGTTGTTGCCTGACCAGGTTGATGATGCGGGCAAAACGTGGCATCTCGCTATGGGATCGGGGAAGACGGGGATGGTATACGTGGTGGACCGGGACGACATGGGAAAGTTCGATTCCACGGTTGACAATATCCGGCAAGAGATTCCGCCATGCTGTCCGATATTCGGCGGGCTTTACGGACCCATGTTCTCGACGCCGGCGTATTTTAATTCAACCGTATATTTTGGGGCGGTGGGCCAGCCGATTGAGTCGTTCTCGGTCTCCAATGCCCAGCTTTCTTTGCCGTACAAAATGCTCTCGAGCAATTCATTCCCGTATCCCGGCGCCACACCCAGCATTTCGGCTAACGGAGTCTCCAATGGTTTGCTTTGGGCTGTGGAGAATGGAACGAGCGGAATACTTCACGCCTACGATGCCACCAATTTGGCCAACGAGGTCTACAATAGCGGTGTCAATGCCGCGCGCGACCAATTTGGATCCAATAAGTTTATCGTGCCCACGATCACCAACGGCAGAGTTTACGTCGGGACCCCAACGGGGGTCGTTGTTTTCGGACTGTTGCCTACTACGCGATAA
- a CDS encoding right-handed parallel beta-helix repeat-containing protein, giving the protein MQPKYRVLDNWPVVGIFSLNMYRTIAVVLLASSNLIGQVGGTHTCVVDGLKYMTVQAAVAECAGGGLVVIPPTYAGEEPSASPNVMDFRHAERVKGLTPVTEFGVKGDAVAGSNGASEIGSASFTAASAAFSSGRDVGKAIVITGAGPENASLTTTIKTVVSPTRVTLAAPAEFTAGNLTYWYGSDNTSALQAAYKSGKPLFLPPGRYLLTGTVKGATPLFLTGAGAESVLIDDTALFDVHGTGGHYLDNLRLQAATKLTAVAPNGFPTPHAGTPVAVDRQGAGVGYQPEPGDKDIWAKASKQQQAQRIGPTLTMSSDGIHIYRITGDLVSILLFDVQFSEVALCDFRGGRNFVGGIALWHTPKNGQMNRQDSIHNNTVRYASFSGIVWAAAEKVSIRHNVVEFSGESGFKNYSSQGDGTYNTEILVDNNHSEHNHYDGLDLSETYPHTGTQRTSSVVSGNLSAFNDRTGAFGDGVGWKLIYNAFENNGLAGMSLDMSDSTISGNTLTHNNRLHDRSAHQIILGPGVASRNNVIEQNRITAEAAEGSAIFWSAASSGNQISNNVATGGAVFKFEAPPASSHGNSDSRGRYPDR; this is encoded by the coding sequence ATGCAACCCAAATACAGAGTGTTGGATAACTGGCCAGTAGTAGGAATATTTTCCCTGAATATGTATCGGACGATCGCCGTTGTCCTCCTCGCGAGTTCTAATTTGATTGGTCAGGTAGGAGGTACCCATACCTGCGTGGTGGATGGCCTTAAATACATGACCGTTCAGGCTGCGGTCGCCGAGTGTGCGGGAGGCGGCTTGGTCGTAATCCCGCCGACCTATGCGGGAGAAGAGCCCAGTGCGAGTCCGAATGTAATGGATTTCCGCCACGCCGAACGCGTTAAGGGACTTACCCCGGTTACGGAATTTGGCGTGAAGGGCGATGCCGTAGCGGGAAGCAACGGGGCCAGCGAAATCGGTTCTGCTTCGTTCACGGCAGCGTCGGCTGCGTTTTCGTCAGGCCGTGACGTCGGAAAGGCGATCGTCATCACAGGCGCTGGACCTGAGAATGCCTCCCTCACAACGACGATTAAAACTGTCGTCAGTCCTACGCGGGTGACATTGGCGGCGCCGGCGGAATTCACAGCCGGGAACCTGACCTACTGGTATGGAAGTGACAACACGTCTGCACTCCAGGCGGCTTATAAGTCAGGGAAACCGCTGTTCTTGCCGCCGGGGAGATACTTGTTGACGGGGACTGTGAAAGGTGCAACCCCCCTGTTCTTGACGGGTGCGGGGGCGGAATCGGTCCTTATCGACGACACCGCCCTGTTTGACGTGCACGGGACTGGCGGGCACTACCTCGACAACTTGCGGCTACAGGCGGCCACAAAACTTACTGCAGTTGCACCGAATGGATTTCCGACCCCGCACGCCGGTACGCCGGTGGCAGTCGACCGACAGGGCGCTGGCGTTGGATACCAGCCGGAGCCGGGAGATAAAGATATCTGGGCCAAAGCGTCGAAGCAGCAGCAAGCGCAACGAATAGGTCCGACCCTAACCATGTCGTCGGATGGAATCCATATCTACCGAATCACCGGCGATCTGGTCTCGATTTTGCTTTTCGATGTGCAGTTTTCTGAAGTCGCGCTCTGTGATTTTCGGGGCGGCAGGAATTTTGTGGGCGGTATCGCTCTTTGGCACACACCGAAAAATGGCCAAATGAACCGGCAAGACAGCATTCACAATAATACTGTGCGATATGCCAGCTTCAGTGGAATCGTGTGGGCGGCTGCGGAAAAGGTTTCTATCCGGCATAACGTGGTCGAATTTAGTGGCGAGAGTGGCTTCAAGAATTATTCCAGCCAGGGAGATGGAACCTACAACACGGAAATCCTGGTGGACAACAATCATAGTGAGCATAATCATTACGACGGATTGGACTTGTCCGAGACCTATCCCCATACGGGGACACAGAGAACATCGTCGGTGGTTTCGGGAAACTTGAGCGCATTCAATGACAGAACCGGGGCGTTCGGGGACGGAGTCGGATGGAAGTTGATCTACAATGCTTTCGAAAACAACGGACTGGCGGGGATGTCGCTGGACATGTCAGACAGCACTATTTCGGGGAATACTCTAACCCACAACAACCGGCTCCACGATCGCAGTGCACATCAGATCATCCTGGGGCCCGGCGTTGCCAGCCGAAACAACGTGATTGAACAAAACCGAATCACGGCGGAGGCGGCGGAAGGGTCTGCTATCTTTTGGTCGGCGGCGTCCTCCGGAAATCAGATCAGCAATAATGTTGCGACTGGAGGTGCGGTCTTCAAGTTTGAAGCGCCTCCGGCTTCATCGCATGGCAACTCGGATAGTCGTGGCCGCTATCCGGATCGATGA